In Mycobacterium gallinarum, a single window of DNA contains:
- a CDS encoding DUF3152 domain-containing protein translates to MTYDSERRGGGVPALRNEWREPLRAQRDPLSNDSGRPRSNREEHRNARKQSKLGRFVHTYGWRAYALPLLVVWTAVALYVTFAGAAEPATDESQGPVQGPPTIGVASTAIIGAPPRGLTQFDANLPTGILPEGGPFTEAAAKTWHLVPGASSQVGEGTAKVFTYTVEVEDGIDTTTFGGDEGFARMVSETLANPKSWTHNPQFAFQRIDGTAQVEPDFRISLSSPMTVREGCGYDIQLEASCYNPSYLDGQPRVFINEARWVRGAVPFQGDIGSYRQYLINHEVGHAIGYQRHEACGANGELAPIMMQQTFSTNNNDAARFDPGTINPDGKTCRFNPWPYPIA, encoded by the coding sequence GTGACCTACGACTCGGAGCGTCGCGGGGGAGGCGTACCTGCGCTGCGCAACGAGTGGCGCGAGCCACTGCGCGCGCAGCGCGATCCGTTGTCGAATGACTCCGGGCGGCCCAGGTCCAACCGCGAAGAGCACCGCAACGCCCGAAAGCAGAGCAAGCTGGGCCGTTTCGTGCACACCTACGGCTGGCGGGCCTACGCGCTACCCCTGCTCGTCGTCTGGACGGCCGTTGCCCTCTACGTGACCTTCGCCGGTGCCGCCGAGCCCGCGACCGACGAATCCCAGGGGCCTGTGCAGGGCCCGCCGACCATCGGCGTCGCGAGCACGGCGATCATCGGCGCCCCGCCACGGGGTTTGACGCAGTTCGACGCGAATCTCCCGACGGGCATCCTGCCCGAGGGCGGTCCGTTCACCGAGGCGGCCGCCAAAACGTGGCACCTCGTTCCCGGCGCGTCGTCCCAGGTCGGCGAGGGTACGGCGAAAGTCTTCACCTACACCGTCGAGGTCGAAGACGGCATCGACACCACGACATTCGGCGGTGACGAGGGCTTCGCCCGGATGGTGAGCGAAACGCTGGCGAATCCGAAGAGTTGGACCCACAATCCGCAGTTCGCCTTCCAGCGCATCGACGGGACCGCTCAAGTCGAACCCGATTTCAGGATCTCGCTCAGCTCACCGATGACCGTCCGCGAGGGATGCGGTTACGACATCCAGCTCGAGGCCTCCTGCTACAACCCGTCCTACCTCGACGGGCAGCCGCGTGTGTTCATCAACGAGGCGCGCTGGGTGCGCGGCGCGGTGCCGTTCCAGGGCGACATCGGCTCGTATCGGCAGTATCTGATCAACCACGAGGTGGGCCACGCGATCGGCTACCAGCGACACGAGGCCTGTGGAGCCAACGGCGAACTGGCGCCGATCATGATGCAGCAGACGTTCTCCACCAACAACAACGATGCCGCCCGCTTCGACCCGGGCACCATCAACCCGGACGGCAAGACCTGCCGGTTCAACCCCTGGCCCTATCCGATCGCCTGA